A genomic stretch from Erigeron canadensis isolate Cc75 chromosome 9, C_canadensis_v1, whole genome shotgun sequence includes:
- the LOC122582317 gene encoding protein NETWORKED 3A produces the protein MELKSKLSAQWWWFDSQSNSIPRKSPWLHSTLAELDEKTEAMLKLIEEDADSFAKRAEMYYKKRPELINIVEDLYRAHRSLAEKYDQVKFDSGSRNITPWTSCPLPLSKFRTSQLIKESEKSYDSYSESFDYDYDSGDTDSVVVDDLEQDQDTHYDQEVVVDVKNVDLEVDPFNEEEIMKLREEVERLKEENKVQKEQLAQKDEEKMEVIRQLSFSVDFLKQENVILKTRIVKDSSNS, from the exons ATGGAGTTGAAGAGTAAGTTATCAGCACAATGGTGGTGGTTTGACAGTCAAAGTAATAGTATTCCAAGGAAATCCCCATGGCTACATTCCACTCTTGCAG AGCTGGATGAGAAGACAGAGGCAATGCTGAAACTGATTGAGGAAGATGCAGATTCATTCGCAAAACGTGCAGAAATGTACTACAAGAAACGACCCGAACTTATCAACATTGTTGAGGATCTATATCGAGCCCATCGTTCACTAGCTGAGAAATATGATCAAGTCAAGTTTGATTCTGGAAGTCGAAACATAACTCCATGGACATCTTGCCCACTACCCTTATCCAAGTTCCGAACTTCCCAACTAATAAAAGAATCAGAAAAATCATATGACAGTTATTCCGAGTCTTTTGACTATGACTATGATTCTGGTGATACTGATTCTGTAGTTGTAGATGATCTTGAACAAGACCAAGATACTCATTATGATCAAGAAGTTGTTGTAGACGTAAAAAACGTTGATTTAGAAGTGGACCCTTTTAATGAAGAAGAGATAATGAAGTTGAGGGAAGAAGTTGAAAGGTTGAAAGAAGAAAACAAGGTTCAAAAAGAGCAGTTGGCTCAGAAAGATGAAGAGAAGATGGAGGTGATACGACAACTTAGTTTTTCTGTCGATTTTCTCAAGCAAGAAAATGTGATCCTAAAAACAAGAATCGTGAAGGATTCTTCAAATAGCTGA